A window of the Brassica oleracea var. oleracea cultivar TO1000 chromosome C1, BOL, whole genome shotgun sequence genome harbors these coding sequences:
- the LOC106333423 gene encoding uncharacterized protein LOC106333423 has translation MFGIDPCIHAFIRATWQGYYMGPWKSWNKVPEEMKDSWWQTFVQNFYWEPQFNDLVYGLWKKETMTSVGERISKKKRQHKKPKYINDSDWTLLLEYWATDEAKKKSKKAAKSRKADPVGKGCHKHNAGPRCFARIAYNMTQASGEPPSYTALVRETHSRPDGTFVDYRAEERAEELGTQAEMEATQLSNTEGSPGSPSASSAPSRLMLNKAYLKNAKSKRGYVYGLGSEQFREHAPSSRVPNGIARNLDLEMRVGGLETTLQSVTSDVAGVKQDVSDMRQDFAATREAINQLLQTLRENARKKRDREETDRTRAAVAWSPIQQWLRHHQTVNFQLQTNQNIITILLRNTLRVRSLKT, from the exons ATGTTTGGTATTGACCCATGTATCCATGCTTTCATCCGTGCAACTTGGCAAGGATACTACATGGGTCCTTGGAAGAGTTGGAATAAGGTGCCTGAGGAAATGAAGGATTCCTGGTGGCAAACGTTTGTG CAAAATTTCTACTGGGAGCCTCAATTTAATGATTTGGTCTACGGTCTGTGGAAGAAGGAAACGATGACATCCGTTGGTGAAAGGATTAGCAAGAAGAAGAGGCAACACAAGAAGCCAAAGTACATCAATGATAGCGACTGGACACTGCTTCTGGAGTATTGGGCGACTGATGAAGCTAAAAAGAAAAGCAAGAAGGCTGCTAAAAGCCGCAAGGCTGATCCTGTGGGTAAAGGGTGCCACAAGCATAATGCAGGCCCTAGGTGTTTTGCAAGGATAGCGTATAACATG ACGCAAGCCTCTGGTGAACCACCATCCTACACTGCCCTTGTCAGGGAGACACACTCCCGACCAGATGGGACTTTTGTGGACTATCGGGCTGAAGAACGGGCTGAAGAACTGGGAACTCAGGCCGAGATGGAAGCCACACAGCTCTCTAACACTGAAGGATCACCAGGGAGTCCAAGTGCATCATCTGCTCCTTCTCGCCTCATGTTAAACAAGGCTTATCTGAAG AATGCTAAGAGTAAGAGGGGATATGTTTACGGACTGGGCAGTGAACAATTCAGGGAGCATGCGCCTTCTTCACGCGTCCCCAATGGTATTGCCCGCAACCTGGACCTGGAGATGCGTGTGGGCGGTCTTGAGACAACCCTCCAAAGTGTCACTTCTGATGTTGCTGGGGTGAAACAGGACGTCTCAGACATGAGGCAGGACTTTGCAGCAACAAGGGAAGCAATCAATCAGCTCCTCCAAACACTTAG AGAGAATGCTCGAAAGAAAAGAGATAGAGAGGAAACTGATCGTACTAGAGCAGCAGTGGCTTGGTCACCAATCCAGCAGTGGCTTCGTCACCATCAGACTGTGAATTTCCAGCTGCAAACGAATCAGAACATTATCACAATCCTGCTCCGCAACACCCTCCGAGTCAGAAGCCTGAAAACATAA
- the LOC106322623 gene encoding 36.4 kDa proline-rich protein-like isoform X2, with translation MGILHKQNLSFVILLLLGFCAVSYACDCSDPPKSSPHPVKPPQHPVKPPKPPTVKPPHHTPKPPTVKPPHHTPKPPTVKPPHHTPKPPTVKPPHHTPKPPTVKPPHHTPKPPTDKPPHHTPKPPTVKPPTPYTPCPPPYTPKPPTVKPPPPYTPSPPPYTPKPPTIKPPPPYTPSPTPSPPPPTPTPPVVTPPPPPTPTPETPCPPPPPPPIPCPPPPPALTPEPETCSIDALKLGACVDVLGGLIHIGLGKSYAKATCCPVLGGLVGLDAAVCLCTTIRAKLLNIDLIIPIALELLVDCGKTPPRDFKCPAPQKKTPLLA, from the exons ATGGGGATTCTTCACAAACAAAACCTCTCCTTTGTGATACTTCTCCTCCTTGGTTTCTGCGCCGTCTCTTACGCTTGTGACTGTAGTGACCCTCCAAAATCATCTCCACACCCCGTTAAACCTCCTCAACATCCCGTTAAACCGCCTAAAC CACCCACTGTCAAGCCACCACATCACACTCCAAAACCACCCACTGTCAAGCCACCTCATCACACTCCAAAACCACCCACCGTCAAACCACCTCATCACACTCCAAAACCACCCACCGTTAAACCACCTCATCATACCCCAAAACCACCCACCGTTAAACCACCTCATCACACTCCCAAACCACCCACCGACAAGCCACCTCATCACACCCCAAAGCCGCCCACCGTCAAGCCTCCAACTCCGTACACTCCATGCCCTCCACCTTACACTCCAAAACCACCCACCGTCAAGCCACCACCTCCGTACACTCCATCCCCTCCACCTTACACTCCAAAACCGCCCACCATCAAGCCACCACCTCCATACACTCCATCCCCTACGCCTTCTCCTCCACCGCCAACTCCAACCCCACCAGTCGTAACCCCGCCACCACCGCCAACTCCAACCCCAGAGACGCCATGTCCGCCACCGCCACCTCCACCAATTCCGTGTCCTCCTCCACCTCCGGCACTAACGCCTGAACCGGAGACGTGCTCCATCGACGCACTGAAGCTAGGCGCGTGTGTGGACGTGCTTGGCGGCTTGATTCACATCGGACTAGGAAAAAGCTATGCAAAGGCAACTTGTTGCCCAGTTCTTGGCGGTTTAGTGGGTCTTGACGCAGCGGTCTGTCTTTGCACCACCATTAGAGCCAAGCTTCTCAACATCGACCTCATTATTCCCATTGCTCTTGAGCTTCTCGTCGACTGTGGCAAGACTCCACCTCGTGACTTCAAGTGTCCTGCTCCACAGAAAAAGACTCCTCTCTTGGCTTGA
- the LOC106322623 gene encoding 36.4 kDa proline-rich protein-like isoform X1 encodes MGILHKQNLSFVILLLLGFCAVSYACDCSDPPKSSPHPVKPPQHPVKPPKPPTVKPPHHTPKPPTVKPPHHTPKPPTVKPPHHTPKPPTVKPPHHTPKPPTVKPPHHTPKPPTVKPPHHTPKPPTDKPPHHTPKPPTVKPPTPYTPCPPPYTPKPPTVKPPPPYTPSPPPYTPKPPTIKPPPPYTPSPTPSPPPPTPTPPVVTPPPPPTPTPETPCPPPPPPPIPCPPPPPALTPEPETCSIDALKLGACVDVLGGLIHIGLGKSYAKATCCPVLGGLVGLDAAVCLCTTIRAKLLNIDLIIPIALELLVDCGKTPPRDFKCPAPQKKTPLLA; translated from the coding sequence ATGGGGATTCTTCACAAACAAAACCTCTCCTTTGTGATACTTCTCCTCCTTGGTTTCTGCGCCGTCTCTTACGCTTGTGACTGTAGTGACCCTCCAAAATCATCTCCACACCCCGTTAAACCTCCTCAACATCCCGTTAAACCGCCTAAACCACCCACTGTCAAACCACCACATCACACTCCAAAACCACCCACTGTCAAGCCACCACATCACACTCCAAAACCACCCACTGTCAAGCCACCTCATCACACTCCAAAACCACCCACCGTCAAACCACCTCATCACACTCCAAAACCACCCACCGTTAAACCACCTCATCATACCCCAAAACCACCCACCGTTAAACCACCTCATCACACTCCCAAACCACCCACCGACAAGCCACCTCATCACACCCCAAAGCCGCCCACCGTCAAGCCTCCAACTCCGTACACTCCATGCCCTCCACCTTACACTCCAAAACCACCCACCGTCAAGCCACCACCTCCGTACACTCCATCCCCTCCACCTTACACTCCAAAACCGCCCACCATCAAGCCACCACCTCCATACACTCCATCCCCTACGCCTTCTCCTCCACCGCCAACTCCAACCCCACCAGTCGTAACCCCGCCACCACCGCCAACTCCAACCCCAGAGACGCCATGTCCGCCACCGCCACCTCCACCAATTCCGTGTCCTCCTCCACCTCCGGCACTAACGCCTGAACCGGAGACGTGCTCCATCGACGCACTGAAGCTAGGCGCGTGTGTGGACGTGCTTGGCGGCTTGATTCACATCGGACTAGGAAAAAGCTATGCAAAGGCAACTTGTTGCCCAGTTCTTGGCGGTTTAGTGGGTCTTGACGCAGCGGTCTGTCTTTGCACCACCATTAGAGCCAAGCTTCTCAACATCGACCTCATTATTCCCATTGCTCTTGAGCTTCTCGTCGACTGTGGCAAGACTCCACCTCGTGACTTCAAGTGTCCTGCTCCACAGAAAAAGACTCCTCTCTTGGCTTGA